Within the Barnesiella intestinihominis YIT 11860 genome, the region TTCCAGTCTCCGAACAATCATATGTTGCTTAGTTCTGCTCCACCTCAACGTACAGGTAGTGCTAGCGGAATGTTGGCGACAGCTCGGTTGATAGGTCAAACCGTAGGAGCAGCTTTGGTTGCGTTGCTATTTCATTTGTATGGTGATTCCGCTCCTCATGATGCCATGTTGTTGGCCGGAATCTTGACTTTGTGCGGTGCGTTTTCTTCTTGTTGTCGATTGAAGGTGAGTATGCCGAAGTAATAAAAATAGAATCTAAATGTATCGAGTTTGTGATCGGTTTGAAAAGCCGGTGTATTATTGTATCGTTTAAAGGCTCTGTCATTGTGGAAGACTTTGTCCTATCTTTGTTTTCTACTTGATAAAAGAGGGTAATTTTTAATCTTTTTGTGAGGACGATAGTGTAATCGGGAAATGTGCCAGTTTCATCAGATAATGATTATAGACATTATCTCACAAAGAAACCGGATATGAAAGCCTCACAAGAACTACTTGCAATCTCCAAAATGATTACACATTGGGTTATGGCAATAAAAAAAACGATAGTTGACTATCGTTTTTTTTATTGAGTGTGACATTATGAGCTTATTGTGAGCGTATTATCGTTTTAGTATCTTTTTGGTGACCGTGTATCCTTCTTCTGATTTTACTTTTACCAAGTAGATACCGGCGGGTAATTGCGGTATGTTTGTCGTTTGTAGGTTCTCGCCTTGATTTCTTTGAATGAGGCAACCATTGGACGAGAAGATTTCTATTTCGTTGATAGGTTCGGCTGAGAATACAGATAGTTCGCAGTCGCTTAGTTGGAGTCTTATTTCCAAGTTATTTTTTGTTGTTTGCTGTATCGCACTCATGCCGGGAATTTTGATGTCGACATATACGGGGTAGTGGTCCGAGATATCTTTAAGGTCTACTGTTTGCCCATCGATGGTGATTGTTCTGACAATGTGTGATTCTATATTTTGAATGCCCGAATTTTTGTAATCGTGGAAAAGAATGTAATCTATGCAAGCTGTATTTTCTTCCCGTCCCGGTATCGTGTTGCCTTCGGTGTCGCTGAAAATCTGGAAGTCTTCCAAGAAAACGCTGAATGCTAGGTTTTTCCATCTGTGGGAATCGTTCATGTCTCCGGCCAAGAATACCGGTTTGCGTATGTAGTCCAATTCGGTGCAGATGGCTGCTGCTTCGTTCATGCGATGTTTGTCGTCTAAGTCCAAATGGGTGCTCATGAACGAGAAATCCTCGAAGTCGGTTCTTATCAATATACGTCCTACATCGCTACTCAATTTCATCTTTTTTATTTTTTTGATAGGCAACCAGCGTTTCACCAGTGTTCCGTTGCCCACACTGCCTCCATCGTAATCGGCAGCTATGCCGTATACTTGTACATAGTCGAGCTCGCTCCATTTGGCGATGTCG harbors:
- a CDS encoding endonuclease/exonuclease/phosphatase family protein; the encoded protein is MKITKKSITLLLAGLLCASNSFSQTYPKQDGVIRLLTYNTHYCKGGTDPGSLNNLNTKRFANILKALDADVVALQELDSAANGRWKRVLLDDIAKWSELDYVQVYGIAADYDGGSVGNGTLVKRWLPIKKIKKMKLSSDVGRILIRTDFEDFSFMSTHLDLDDKHRMNEAAAICTELDYIRKPVFLAGDMNDSHRWKNLAFSVFLEDFQIFSDTEGNTIPGREENTACIDYILFHDYKNSGIQNIESHIVRTITIDGQTVDLKDISDHYPVYVDIKIPGMSAIQQTTKNNLEIRLQLSDCELSVFSAEPINEIEIFSSNGCLIQRNQGENLQTTNIPQLPAGIYLVKVKSEEGYTVTKKILKR